The Pseudomonas allokribbensis genome has a window encoding:
- the msrQ gene encoding protein-methionine-sulfoxide reductase heme-binding subunit MsrQ, which yields MRYPFWRVGVFIAAAIWPLWWFYQAFEDLLGPDPGKVLVDRLGLGTLVLLLITLSMTPLQKLTGWAGWIAVRRQLGLWCFAYVVLHLCSYMAFILGFDWSQLGVELRKRPYIIVGTLGFLGLLALAVTSNRYSQRRLGARWKKLHRLAYVILGLGLLHMLWIVRADLKEWAVYASIGGLLLVLRLPPVARRIPRLPGKRQVLQEKRN from the coding sequence ATGCGATATCCGTTCTGGCGTGTGGGCGTTTTTATTGCGGCGGCTATCTGGCCGTTGTGGTGGTTCTATCAGGCCTTTGAGGATCTGCTCGGGCCAGATCCCGGAAAAGTCCTGGTTGATCGACTTGGGCTCGGGACATTGGTATTGCTGTTGATCACTTTGAGCATGACGCCGCTGCAGAAGCTTACGGGGTGGGCAGGGTGGATCGCTGTGCGCCGGCAGTTGGGGCTCTGGTGTTTTGCGTATGTGGTTTTGCATTTATGCAGCTATATGGCGTTCATCCTGGGTTTCGACTGGTCGCAGCTGGGCGTCGAGTTGCGCAAGCGTCCGTACATTATTGTCGGCACGCTTGGGTTTCTGGGGTTGCTGGCGTTGGCGGTGACGTCCAATCGTTATAGCCAGCGTCGCCTGGGCGCGCGCTGGAAGAAGTTGCACCGGCTGGCGTATGTGATTCTCGGGTTGGGATTGCTGCATATGCTGTGGATTGTGCGCGCCGATCTTAAAGAGTGGGCGGTCTATGCCTCTATAGGTGGGTTGCTTCTTGTGCTGCGACTGCCACCGGTAGCCCGCCGAATCCCGCGTTTGCCGGGTAAAAGGCAGGTTTTGCAAGAAAAGCGTAATTAA
- the msrP gene encoding protein-methionine-sulfoxide reductase catalytic subunit MsrP codes for MLIKIPKASDCHESNVTPESIYLSRRQLLGATAAGLAVSSLPRWASAEEAARYADVESGNAPAWFTEKQPSIKWGAVNVKDEAITPYKDATHYNNFYEFGTDKGDPAANAGSLKTEPWSVVVDGEVGKPGRYALEDFMKPYQLEERIYRLRCVEAWSMVIPWIGFPVSALLKQVEPTSNAKYIRFETLQDPKSMPGQRSGFALIDWPYVEGLRLDEAMNPLAILAVGMYGRELPNQNGAPLRLVVPWKYGFKSVKSIVRISLVSEQPKTTWQSIAADEYGFYANVNPTVDHPRWTQARERRLPNSLFKPNVRDTQMFNGYSDEVASLYTGLDLRKNY; via the coding sequence ATGCTGATCAAAATCCCCAAAGCGTCCGACTGCCACGAGTCGAACGTCACGCCTGAATCCATTTATCTCTCTCGCCGGCAATTGCTCGGAGCAACTGCGGCAGGCTTGGCCGTGAGCAGCTTGCCGCGTTGGGCCAGTGCCGAAGAGGCCGCCCGTTATGCCGATGTCGAGTCTGGCAATGCGCCCGCCTGGTTTACCGAGAAGCAGCCTTCTATTAAATGGGGCGCCGTGAACGTCAAGGATGAGGCGATCACGCCCTATAAGGACGCGACCCACTACAACAACTTCTATGAGTTCGGTACCGACAAGGGGGATCCGGCGGCGAATGCCGGATCGCTGAAGACCGAACCCTGGAGTGTGGTGGTGGACGGGGAGGTGGGGAAGCCGGGGCGCTATGCACTGGAGGACTTCATGAAACCTTATCAGTTGGAGGAGCGCATCTATCGCCTGCGTTGTGTCGAGGCGTGGTCGATGGTCATCCCCTGGATCGGTTTCCCTGTTTCGGCGCTGCTCAAGCAGGTGGAGCCGACGTCCAACGCCAAATACATTCGTTTTGAAACCTTGCAGGATCCGAAGAGCATGCCCGGACAGCGGTCGGGATTTGCTCTGATCGACTGGCCTTATGTAGAAGGCTTGCGTCTGGATGAGGCGATGAATCCATTGGCGATCCTGGCAGTGGGCATGTACGGCCGTGAATTGCCGAATCAGAACGGCGCGCCGTTGCGTCTGGTGGTGCCATGGAAGTATGGCTTCAAGAGTGTCAAATCCATCGTGCGGATCAGTCTGGTCAGTGAGCAGCCAAAGACGACCTGGCAAAGCATTGCAGCGGACGAGTATGGGTTTTATGCCAATGTGAACCCGACGGTTGATCACCCCCGCTGGACTCAGGCTCGGGAACGACGTCTTCCTAATAGTCTGTTCAAGCCGAATGTGCGTGATACGCAGATGTTCAACGGCTACTCGGACGAAGTCGCTTCTTTATATACAGGGCTCGATCTACGGAAGAATTACTGA
- the pssA gene encoding CDP-diacylglycerol--serine O-phosphatidyltransferase has product MSERPEEPNQASDAESLLPIDEHVEEGHDAEGRKVRHRGIYLLPNLFTTANLFAGFYSIINSMSAQAALSAGDSASASKYFAFAAIAIFVAMVLDGLDGRVARMTNTQSAFGAEYDSLSDMVAFGVAPALLAFGWALGDMGKVGWMVAFIYVAGAALRLARFNTQVGTADKRYFIGLASPAAAGVVAGIVWAFSDYGIQGSKMSFLVALMVAAAGMLMVSNIKYNSFKELDLKGRVPFVAILAVVLVFAVVFSDPPRILLLVFLAYAASGPVQYLLHLRRHKNVE; this is encoded by the coding sequence ATGAGCGAACGTCCCGAAGAGCCGAACCAGGCTTCAGACGCCGAAAGCCTGCTGCCCATCGATGAGCATGTCGAAGAAGGGCATGACGCAGAAGGTCGTAAAGTCCGGCATCGTGGTATCTATCTTTTGCCGAATCTGTTCACCACTGCGAACCTGTTTGCAGGGTTCTATTCCATCATCAATTCGATGAGTGCCCAGGCTGCGTTGAGCGCCGGGGATTCGGCGAGTGCGAGCAAGTACTTCGCCTTCGCGGCTATCGCGATTTTTGTCGCTATGGTGCTCGATGGTCTCGACGGCCGTGTGGCACGCATGACCAACACCCAAAGTGCATTCGGTGCCGAGTACGACTCGCTGTCGGACATGGTTGCGTTTGGCGTCGCGCCGGCATTGCTGGCATTCGGCTGGGCCTTGGGTGACATGGGCAAGGTCGGCTGGATGGTCGCCTTCATCTATGTGGCCGGCGCAGCGTTGCGTCTGGCGCGCTTCAATACTCAGGTGGGCACCGCAGACAAGCGCTACTTCATCGGTCTGGCCAGTCCGGCAGCTGCCGGTGTGGTCGCGGGGATTGTCTGGGCGTTCAGCGATTACGGGATCCAGGGTTCGAAGATGTCGTTCCTGGTTGCATTGATGGTGGCGGCTGCCGGCATGCTGATGGTCAGCAACATCAAGTACAACAGCTTCAAGGAGCTGGACCTGAAAGGGCGCGTACCATTCGTGGCGATCCTGGCGGTGGTACTGGTGTTCGCCGTGGTGTTCAGTGATCCTCCGCGTATTCTGCTGTTGGTGTTCCTTGCCTATGCAGCCTCGGGCCCTGTGCAGTACCTGTTGCATCTTCGTCGCCACAAAAACGTCGAGTGA
- the ilvC gene encoding ketol-acid reductoisomerase: MKVFYDKDCDLSIIQGKKVAIIGYGSQGHAQACNLKDSGVDVTVGLRKGSATVAKAEAHGLKVTDVASAVAAADLVMILTPDEFQSSLYKNEIEPNIKKGATLAFSHGFAIHYNQVVPRADLDVIMIAPKAPGHTVRSEFVKGGGIPDLIAIYQDASGNAKNVALSYAAGVGGGRTGIIETTFKDETETDLFGEQAVLCGGTVELVKAGFETLVEAGYAPEMAYFECLHELKLIVDLMYEGGIANMNYSISNNAEYGEYVTGPEVINAESRQAMRNALKRIQDGEYAKMFISEGATGYPSMTAKRRNNAAHGIEIIGEQLRSMMPWIGANKIVDKAKN, encoded by the coding sequence ATGAAAGTTTTCTACGATAAAGACTGCGACCTGTCGATCATCCAGGGCAAGAAAGTTGCCATCATCGGTTACGGCTCCCAGGGCCACGCTCAAGCGTGCAACCTGAAAGACTCCGGTGTCGACGTTACCGTCGGTCTGCGTAAAGGTTCGGCTACCGTTGCCAAGGCTGAAGCCCACGGCCTGAAAGTGACTGATGTTGCTTCCGCCGTTGCTGCTGCCGACCTGGTCATGATCCTGACCCCGGACGAGTTCCAGTCTTCCCTGTACAAGAACGAAATCGAGCCGAACATCAAGAAAGGCGCCACCCTGGCCTTCTCCCACGGCTTCGCGATCCACTACAACCAGGTTGTTCCGCGTGCCGACCTCGACGTGATCATGATCGCGCCGAAAGCCCCGGGCCACACCGTACGTTCCGAGTTCGTGAAAGGCGGCGGTATCCCTGACCTGATCGCGATCTACCAGGACGCCTCGGGCAACGCCAAGAACGTTGCACTGTCCTACGCCGCCGGCGTTGGTGGCGGTCGTACCGGCATCATCGAAACCACCTTCAAGGACGAGACCGAAACCGACCTGTTCGGCGAACAAGCCGTTCTGTGCGGCGGTACCGTTGAACTGGTAAAAGCCGGTTTCGAAACCCTGGTTGAAGCTGGCTACGCGCCGGAAATGGCCTACTTCGAGTGCCTGCACGAACTGAAACTGATCGTTGACCTCATGTACGAAGGCGGTATCGCCAACATGAACTACTCGATCTCCAACAACGCTGAGTACGGCGAGTACGTGACGGGCCCGGAAGTGATCAACGCCGAGTCCCGTCAGGCCATGCGCAACGCCCTGAAACGTATTCAGGACGGCGAATACGCCAAAATGTTCATCAGCGAAGGCGCAACCGGCTACCCTTCGATGACCGCCAAGCGTCGTAACAACGCCGCTCACGGTATCGAAATCATCGGCGAGCAACTGCGCTCCATGATGCCGTGGATCGGTGCCAACAAGATCGTCGACAAAGCCAAAAACTAA
- the ilvN gene encoding acetolactate synthase small subunit, which produces MRHIISLLLENEPGALSRVVGLFSQRNYNIESLTVAPTEDPTLSRLTLTTVGHDEIIEQITKNLNKLIEVVKLVDLSESAHIERELMLVKVKATGAQRAEIKRTTDIYRGQIVDVSASVYTVQLTGTSDKLDSFIQSIGTASILETVRSGVTGIARGDKVLSI; this is translated from the coding sequence ATGCGGCACATTATTTCCTTGCTTCTGGAAAACGAACCCGGTGCTTTGTCTCGCGTAGTCGGCCTGTTCTCGCAGCGCAACTACAACATTGAAAGCCTGACCGTGGCGCCGACCGAAGACCCGACTCTGTCGCGTCTGACGCTGACCACTGTCGGCCACGATGAAATCATCGAGCAGATCACCAAAAACCTGAACAAGCTGATCGAAGTGGTCAAGCTGGTGGACCTGTCGGAAAGTGCTCACATCGAGCGCGAACTGATGCTGGTCAAGGTCAAGGCCACTGGCGCCCAGCGCGCCGAGATCAAACGCACCACCGATATTTACCGTGGACAGATCGTCGACGTCAGCGCCAGCGTGTATACCGTTCAACTGACCGGTACCAGCGACAAGCTCGACAGCTTCATTCAGTCCATCGGCACCGCATCGATTCTGGAAACGGTCCGTAGTGGCGTCACCGGTATTGCCCGCGGCGACAAAGTACTCAGCATCTAA
- a CDS encoding acetolactate synthase 3 large subunit, whose translation MELLSGGEMLVRFLRDEGVKYIYGYPGGALLHVYDALFKEPEVTHILVRHEQAATHMADGYARATGKAGVVLVTSGPGATNAITGIATAYMDSIPMVIISGQVPSTMVGTDAFQETDMIGISRPIVKHSFMIKHASEIPEVMKKAFYLAQSGRPGPVVVDIPKDMTNPAEKFEYIFPKKAKLRSYSPAVRGHSGQIRKAAEMLLAAKRPVLYSGGGVILGNGSAPLTELAQMLNLPVTNTLMGLGGYPGTDRQFIGMLGMHGSYTANLAMHHADVILAVGARFDDRVINGAPKFCPNAKIIHIDIDPASISKTIKADVPIVGPVESVLTEMVAILKEIGETPNKEAVASWWKQVDEWRGDRGLFPYDKGDGSKIKPQTVIETLCEVTKGDAFVTSDVGQHQMFAAQYYKFNKPNRWINSGGLGTMGFGLPAAMGIALSFPESDVACVTGEGSIQMNIQELSTCLQYGLPVKIVILNNGVLGMVRQWQDMSYGSRHSHSYMESLPDFVKLAEAYGHVGVRITESKDLKSKMEEAFALKDRLVVLDISVDTSEHVYPMQIKDGSMRDMWLSKTERT comes from the coding sequence GTGGAGCTTTTATCTGGCGGTGAGATGCTCGTCCGCTTCTTGCGTGACGAAGGCGTCAAATATATCTACGGGTACCCGGGTGGTGCTCTTCTTCATGTTTACGATGCCCTGTTCAAAGAACCGGAAGTGACCCACATCCTGGTTCGTCACGAACAAGCGGCTACCCATATGGCTGACGGCTACGCCCGTGCCACCGGTAAAGCCGGCGTGGTATTGGTGACTTCCGGTCCAGGCGCCACAAACGCCATCACCGGTATTGCCACGGCCTACATGGACTCGATTCCGATGGTGATCATTTCCGGTCAGGTGCCAAGCACCATGGTCGGCACCGACGCGTTCCAGGAAACCGACATGATCGGTATCTCCCGGCCGATCGTGAAGCACAGCTTCATGATCAAGCACGCGTCCGAAATCCCGGAAGTCATGAAGAAAGCCTTCTACCTGGCGCAATCCGGTCGTCCGGGCCCGGTCGTGGTCGATATCCCGAAAGACATGACCAACCCGGCCGAGAAGTTCGAATACATCTTCCCGAAGAAAGCCAAACTGCGTTCCTACAGCCCGGCCGTTCGCGGTCACTCCGGGCAAATCCGCAAGGCAGCAGAAATGCTCCTGGCGGCCAAGCGTCCCGTGCTGTACTCCGGCGGTGGCGTGATTCTCGGCAACGGCTCCGCGCCGCTGACCGAACTGGCGCAAATGCTCAACCTGCCGGTCACCAATACCTTGATGGGCCTGGGTGGCTACCCTGGCACTGACCGTCAGTTCATTGGCATGCTCGGCATGCACGGCAGCTACACCGCGAACCTTGCGATGCACCATGCCGATGTGATCCTGGCGGTCGGTGCGCGTTTCGATGATCGCGTGATCAACGGCGCGCCGAAGTTCTGCCCGAACGCCAAGATCATTCACATCGACATCGACCCGGCTTCGATTTCCAAGACCATCAAGGCTGACGTGCCAATCGTTGGCCCGGTTGAGAGCGTCCTGACCGAAATGGTCGCGATCCTCAAGGAAATCGGCGAAACCCCGAACAAGGAAGCGGTCGCCAGCTGGTGGAAGCAAGTCGACGAGTGGCGCGGTGATCGCGGCCTGTTCCCTTATGACAAGGGCGACGGCAGCAAGATCAAGCCGCAGACCGTGATCGAAACCCTGTGCGAAGTGACCAAGGGCGATGCCTTTGTGACCTCCGACGTGGGCCAGCACCAGATGTTTGCTGCGCAGTACTACAAGTTCAACAAGCCGAACCGCTGGATCAACTCTGGTGGTCTGGGCACGATGGGCTTCGGTCTGCCGGCCGCGATGGGTATCGCCTTGAGCTTCCCTGAGTCTGACGTTGCGTGCGTCACCGGTGAAGGCAGCATCCAGATGAACATCCAGGAGCTGTCGACCTGCCTGCAATACGGTTTGCCGGTCAAGATCGTGATCTTGAACAACGGTGTACTGGGCATGGTTCGTCAGTGGCAAGACATGAGTTACGGCAGCCGTCACTCGCACTCCTACATGGAATCGCTGCCTGATTTCGTCAAGCTGGCCGAGGCCTATGGTCACGTCGGCGTGCGCATCACCGAATCGAAAGATTTGAAGTCGAAGATGGAAGAAGCGTTCGCCCTGAAGGATCGCCTGGTGGTGCTCGACATTTCGGTCGACACCAGCGAGCACGTCTACCCGATGCAGATCAAAGACGGCTCCATGCGCGATATGTGGCTGAGCAAGACGGAGCGTACCTAA
- a CDS encoding DUF4124 domain-containing protein, translating into MRTLLVILLIGLSPWCMAGQIYKWVDAQGVTHFDAQPPQGQTATTVQTPPSPAPRPTAMPGSGALGDQKAIDDKVRKQVAEQQAQLKTFCEQARTNLAQLQNNPRLREETEGELRRLSDTQRQERIAETQKQIAENCQ; encoded by the coding sequence ATGCGAACGCTCCTCGTCATCCTGCTGATCGGCCTCAGCCCCTGGTGCATGGCCGGTCAGATCTACAAATGGGTCGATGCTCAAGGTGTCACGCATTTCGATGCGCAGCCGCCACAAGGTCAAACGGCGACCACAGTGCAAACGCCGCCCTCGCCTGCTCCGCGCCCCACTGCGATGCCCGGCAGCGGCGCGTTGGGCGATCAGAAAGCCATCGACGACAAGGTCAGGAAACAGGTCGCCGAGCAACAGGCTCAGCTCAAGACCTTCTGCGAACAGGCACGCACGAACCTGGCGCAGTTACAGAACAATCCGCGCTTGAGGGAAGAGACCGAGGGAGAATTGCGTCGGCTGAGCGATACGCAACGTCAGGAGCGTATCGCAGAGACGCAGAAGCAGATCGCCGAGAACTGCCAGTGA
- a CDS encoding YqcC family protein translates to MDARFSKVADQLLLIERELRTQGWWDDVQPSAEALSSVEPFSVDTLDFEQWLQWIFLPRMKMILEQDLPLPNASGIQEMAEMVFAQRNLQGKDRQLQVLLKEFDLLITASR, encoded by the coding sequence ATGGACGCGCGTTTCTCGAAAGTTGCCGATCAACTGCTGTTGATCGAGCGCGAACTGCGTACCCAGGGCTGGTGGGATGACGTCCAGCCTTCGGCTGAAGCCTTGAGCAGTGTCGAGCCATTCTCGGTCGACACGCTCGATTTCGAGCAGTGGCTGCAATGGATCTTCCTGCCGCGGATGAAGATGATCCTCGAGCAGGACCTGCCATTGCCCAATGCCTCGGGCATTCAGGAAATGGCCGAAATGGTCTTCGCCCAACGCAATCTGCAGGGCAAGGATCGGCAGTTGCAGGTATTGCTCAAAGAGTTCGACCTGCTGATCACTGCTTCGCGCTGA
- a CDS encoding tetratricopeptide repeat protein, which yields MNKWLIPAVTAVALLSGCSTVQRGSIPVVDSGTAVSNSERISANGGFRQTTVKRPVQGQTQAIPQGDTGVVVMVPGGAATSTPISSSPIVPGPASGGITAGPYNPSPVESAPISSGSYSMPSTPSGIPSASSGGGLSADEQLDGPVLALLTTAQQQQAGGDLNGASSSLERAQRVAPREPQVLYRLAQVRMAQGDAPQAEQTARRALTMANGRPDLQASLWELIAQAREKQGDSAGAALARQKAKVSL from the coding sequence GTGAACAAGTGGTTGATTCCAGCGGTGACCGCCGTGGCTTTGCTCAGCGGCTGCTCCACCGTACAGCGTGGTTCGATCCCGGTTGTCGATTCGGGCACGGCTGTGTCCAACAGTGAACGCATTTCGGCCAATGGCGGCTTCCGGCAGACGACGGTGAAACGTCCTGTGCAGGGCCAGACTCAGGCTATCCCGCAGGGCGATACCGGTGTGGTGGTGATGGTGCCGGGTGGCGCTGCGACGTCGACGCCGATCAGCAGCTCGCCGATTGTTCCGGGCCCGGCGTCCGGTGGTATCACTGCGGGGCCATACAACCCTTCGCCGGTCGAATCGGCACCGATCAGCTCCGGCAGTTACAGCATGCCTTCGACGCCTAGCGGCATTCCTTCGGCCAGCAGCGGTGGCGGTCTGTCCGCCGACGAGCAACTGGACGGCCCGGTGCTCGCCTTGTTGACCACCGCGCAGCAACAGCAGGCCGGTGGTGATCTGAACGGTGCGTCCTCCAGCCTTGAGCGCGCTCAGCGTGTTGCCCCGCGTGAGCCACAAGTGCTTTACCGTCTGGCGCAGGTGCGCATGGCTCAGGGCGATGCCCCGCAAGCCGAGCAAACTGCCCGCCGCGCGCTGACCATGGCCAACGGTCGTCCGGACTTGCAGGCCAGCCTGTGGGAACTGATCGCTCAGGCACGTGAGAAACAAGGTGATTCCGCTGGCGCCGCACTGGCCCGTCAGAAGGCCAAGGTTTCGCTGTGA
- the mrcB gene encoding penicillin-binding protein 1B, which translates to MTRTRSPRTPKKPPSRGLRPWLGWALKLSLVGLVVLAGFAVYLDAVVQEKFSGKRWTIPAKVYARPLELFVGQKLSKDDFLTELDALGYRREAVSNGPGAAAVNGNTVDLNTRGFQFYEGLEKPQPVRVRFSGDYVAELSATNGSKLSVVRLEPLMIGGIYPKNLEDRILIKLDQVPPYLLETLVAVEDRDYYSHWGVSPKSIARAIWVNTSGGKMTQGGSTLTQQLVKNFYLTNERSLTRKLTEAMMALLLEVHYDKKEILEAYLNEVFVGQDGQRAVHGFGLASQFFFGQPLSELKLHQVALLVGMVKGPSYYNPRRNPERALERRNLVLDVLEQQGVASAEQVEAAKKMPLGVTSRGKLADSSFPGFIDLVKRQLREDYRDEDLTEEGLRIFTSFDPILQMKAEASVNDTFKRLSGRKGSDDVEAAMVVTNPETGEVQAMIGSRQASYAGFNRALDAVRPIGSLVKPAVYLTALEKPSQYTLTSWLSDDPLSIKGADGQVWKPQNYDRRSHGTVFLYQGLAHSYNLSTSRLGLAVGVPNVLKTIGRLGVTREFPAFPSMLLGAGGMTPIEVATMYQTLANGGFNTPMRGIRSVLTAEGEPLKRYPFQIEQRFDPASIYLIQNAMQRVMREGTGSSVYNVLPKTLTLAGKTGTSNDSRDSWFAGFSQDLLAVVWLGRDDNGKTPFTGATGALQVWTSFMRKADPLPLDMPQPDNVVQAWVDSRTGQGSDANCPGAVQMPYIRGSEPPPGASCAGESPASSESVMDWVKGWMN; encoded by the coding sequence ATGACTCGTACTCGATCCCCCCGCACCCCTAAAAAACCACCTTCCCGGGGCCTGCGCCCATGGTTGGGCTGGGCCCTTAAACTCAGTCTGGTCGGCCTTGTGGTGCTGGCTGGCTTCGCCGTTTACCTCGATGCCGTGGTGCAGGAGAAATTCTCCGGCAAGCGCTGGACCATCCCGGCCAAGGTATACGCGCGTCCGCTCGAGCTGTTCGTCGGACAGAAACTGAGCAAGGACGATTTCCTCACTGAGCTCGACGCCCTGGGCTATCGCCGCGAGGCCGTGAGCAATGGCCCCGGCGCTGCAGCCGTCAACGGCAATACCGTCGATCTGAACACCCGTGGCTTCCAGTTCTATGAAGGCCTCGAGAAACCGCAGCCGGTTCGCGTGCGTTTCTCCGGTGATTACGTGGCCGAGCTTTCGGCGACGAACGGTTCGAAGTTGTCGGTGGTGCGCCTGGAGCCGCTGATGATCGGCGGGATCTACCCGAAAAACCTTGAAGACCGGATTCTGATCAAGCTCGATCAGGTGCCGCCGTACCTGCTGGAAACCCTGGTCGCTGTGGAAGACCGGGATTACTACAGTCACTGGGGTGTGTCGCCGAAGTCGATTGCCCGGGCGATCTGGGTCAACACCTCTGGCGGCAAGATGACTCAGGGCGGCAGTACGCTGACCCAGCAACTGGTCAAGAACTTCTACCTCACCAACGAACGCAGCCTGACCCGCAAGCTCACCGAAGCGATGATGGCGCTGTTGCTCGAGGTGCATTACGACAAGAAGGAAATTCTTGAGGCCTACCTCAACGAAGTCTTCGTCGGTCAGGACGGTCAGCGTGCGGTACACGGTTTCGGTCTGGCCAGTCAGTTCTTCTTCGGTCAGCCATTGTCCGAGCTGAAACTGCATCAGGTCGCGCTGTTGGTCGGGATGGTCAAAGGCCCTTCCTATTACAACCCGCGTCGCAACCCGGAGCGGGCGCTGGAGCGACGCAACCTGGTGCTCGACGTGCTTGAGCAACAGGGTGTCGCCTCTGCCGAGCAGGTGGAAGCCGCGAAGAAAATGCCGCTGGGCGTGACCTCGCGCGGCAAGCTGGCCGACAGCTCGTTCCCGGGCTTCATCGATCTGGTCAAACGCCAGTTGCGTGAAGACTACCGCGACGAAGACTTGACCGAGGAAGGTCTGCGGATCTTCACCAGTTTCGACCCGATCCTGCAGATGAAAGCCGAAGCTTCGGTCAACGACACCTTCAAGCGTCTTTCCGGCCGCAAGGGTTCCGATGACGTGGAAGCGGCGATGGTCGTGACCAACCCGGAAACCGGCGAAGTCCAGGCGATGATCGGCAGCCGTCAGGCCAGTTACGCCGGGTTCAACCGGGCACTGGATGCCGTGCGGCCGATTGGCTCGCTGGTCAAACCTGCGGTTTATCTGACGGCACTGGAGAAACCGAGCCAGTACACGCTGACCAGTTGGCTGTCGGACGATCCGCTTTCCATCAAGGGCGCAGACGGTCAGGTCTGGAAACCGCAGAACTATGATCGCCGCTCCCACGGTACGGTGTTCCTCTATCAAGGGCTGGCGCACTCCTACAACCTGTCGACCTCGCGTCTCGGGCTGGCGGTGGGTGTTCCGAATGTCCTCAAGACCATCGGGCGTCTGGGCGTAACTCGCGAGTTCCCGGCCTTCCCGTCGATGCTGCTGGGTGCCGGTGGCATGACGCCGATCGAAGTGGCGACCATGTACCAGACCCTCGCCAACGGTGGTTTCAATACGCCGATGCGCGGGATTCGCAGCGTGCTGACCGCCGAGGGCGAGCCGCTCAAGCGTTATCCGTTCCAGATCGAGCAGCGTTTCGATCCGGCCTCGATCTACCTGATCCAGAACGCCATGCAGCGCGTCATGCGTGAAGGTACCGGCAGCTCGGTCTACAACGTGCTGCCCAAAACCCTGACACTGGCCGGCAAGACCGGTACCAGTAACGATTCGCGCGACAGCTGGTTCGCCGGTTTCAGTCAGGATCTGCTGGCGGTGGTCTGGCTCGGTCGTGACGATAACGGCAAGACGCCGTTCACCGGTGCTACCGGTGCGTTGCAGGTCTGGACCAGTTTCATGCGCAAGGCCGATCCGCTGCCGCTGGACATGCCGCAGCCGGACAACGTGGTTCAGGCGTGGGTTGATTCGCGTACCGGCCAGGGCTCTGATGCCAACTGTCCGGGCGCCGTGCAGATGCCGTATATTCGCGGCAGCGAACCGCCACCCGGCGCCTCCTGCGCGGGCGAAAGCCCGGCGTCGAGCGAGTCGGTGATGGATTGGGTCAAGGGCTGGATGAATTAA